In one window of Dokdonia sp. PRO95 DNA:
- a CDS encoding type II CAAX endopeptidase family protein produces MPQNTTPKPHINKHVGWIRVLAIILPYLFIVGIFQLIGYYVIGIDYNELPTQKSPFQLFVGTIFSLLGTLTVIWIFIKFVDRKPFIELGFALKNRKKDIIVGLLIGAAIMALGYLIMLSMGEIQFKGFHWDAIQLLYSILTFVNIAILEEALLRGYVLRNLMISFNKYIALIVSALLFSLLHAVNPNVDMFALANLFLAGILLGISYVYTKNLWFPIALHLSWNLFQTLFGFNVSGIDSYHLIEISITENNLLNGGLFGFEGSIFSIIFQVITIILIVRYYNKNKDSSATA; encoded by the coding sequence ATGCCTCAAAACACCACACCTAAACCTCACATAAACAAGCACGTAGGCTGGATACGAGTGCTTGCCATTATCCTTCCTTACCTATTTATTGTTGGTATATTTCAGCTCATAGGCTACTATGTTATTGGCATAGATTATAATGAGCTTCCTACACAGAAGTCTCCTTTCCAGTTATTTGTAGGCACCATATTCTCTTTACTAGGAACACTTACTGTGATATGGATTTTTATAAAATTTGTAGATAGAAAACCTTTTATCGAGTTAGGTTTTGCGCTAAAAAACAGGAAGAAAGACATCATCGTTGGTCTACTTATAGGCGCGGCAATCATGGCGCTGGGTTATCTTATCATGTTATCAATGGGCGAAATTCAATTTAAGGGCTTCCATTGGGATGCTATACAGCTGCTGTATTCCATCCTCACGTTTGTAAATATTGCGATATTAGAAGAGGCGCTGCTGCGTGGTTACGTACTGCGCAACCTGATGATTTCTTTTAATAAGTACATCGCTCTTATTGTTTCGGCGCTGTTGTTTTCATTGCTTCACGCAGTAAATCCTAATGTAGATATGTTTGCGCTAGCCAACTTATTTCTAGCGGGTATTTTACTAGGGATTTCATATGTGTACACTAAGAATTTATGGTTTCCTATCGCGCTGCATTTGAGCTGGAACCTTTTTCAAACCTTATTTGGTTTCAATGTAAGTGGTATTGATTCGTATCATCTTATTGAAATTAGCATCACAGAAAACAACCTCCTCAACGGCGGTCTTTTTGGTTTTGAAGGCTCCATATTTTCTATCATTTTTCAGGTGATTACTATTATTCTGATAGTTCGGTATTACAACAAAAACAAAGACTCTTCAGCGACAGCATAA
- a CDS encoding NAD(P)/FAD-dependent oxidoreductase — protein sequence MNTSPPTNPSWSACTTCNGQGSKSQRLRKKVRLAYQRAVAEYEESDKKGIAPTRPKRHQSKCIACNGSGITPAPSPPSPDTEHYPHVAIIGAGIGGVALAVACLHRGVPFTLYERDKSFDARSQGYGLTLQQASKAIEGFGITQLDEGIVSTRHLVHTPEGTVVGEWGMRKWMEEDDDASPKRTNIHIARQSLRLALLEQLGDSPHIQWGHQYVEHSSAQNGTLKIKFLVDGNIKTTNAHLIVGADGIRSAVRNTVIDEKTSPLQYLDCMVILGICSLDKLDDVESTLLDQATVFQTANGHERIYMMPYDKDAIMWQLSFPISEQEAIALNQAGPATLKKEAIKRTQWHYPIPQIMTMTPETLISGYPAYDRALLKPELLKNAGAITLLGDAAHPMSPFKGQGANQALLDALALARAISAGCKPGSNWKERGLRENVLNTFEESMLERTASKVTDSSKAAAFLHSPIVLEKNNAPRGKSFRNKD from the coding sequence GTGAACACCTCACCACCTACAAATCCAAGTTGGAGCGCCTGTACTACGTGTAATGGGCAGGGAAGTAAAAGTCAGCGACTTCGTAAGAAAGTGCGCTTAGCTTACCAGCGAGCGGTTGCGGAGTATGAGGAATCAGATAAAAAAGGCATCGCTCCCACTCGACCAAAAAGACACCAAAGCAAATGCATTGCATGTAACGGCTCCGGTATAACCCCAGCACCATCTCCACCATCACCAGATACAGAGCACTATCCTCACGTGGCAATTATAGGTGCTGGCATAGGAGGTGTGGCGCTAGCGGTAGCTTGCTTACATCGTGGGGTTCCGTTTACGTTATATGAGCGCGATAAGAGTTTTGACGCACGTTCGCAAGGCTACGGCCTTACCTTGCAACAAGCGAGCAAGGCAATTGAAGGTTTTGGAATCACTCAATTGGATGAGGGAATTGTGTCTACTAGGCATCTCGTTCATACTCCAGAAGGTACGGTCGTAGGTGAATGGGGCATGAGAAAGTGGATGGAAGAAGATGATGATGCAAGCCCTAAGCGCACCAATATTCACATAGCTAGGCAATCATTACGACTTGCGTTGCTAGAACAACTGGGCGACTCGCCACACATACAATGGGGACATCAATATGTGGAGCACAGCAGCGCTCAAAATGGAACTTTAAAAATAAAATTTCTAGTAGATGGAAATATTAAAACCACAAACGCCCACCTCATTGTAGGTGCCGACGGCATACGCAGCGCAGTGCGCAATACCGTTATAGACGAGAAAACGTCGCCATTACAATACCTGGATTGCATGGTGATTTTAGGTATTTGTTCGCTAGACAAACTAGATGATGTAGAAAGCACCCTACTGGATCAAGCAACGGTTTTTCAAACGGCAAATGGTCACGAGCGCATCTACATGATGCCTTATGACAAAGATGCTATTATGTGGCAGCTTAGCTTCCCCATCTCAGAGCAAGAAGCGATAGCGCTCAATCAAGCGGGGCCAGCAACACTTAAAAAGGAAGCGATTAAGAGAACGCAATGGCATTACCCTATCCCACAAATTATGACAATGACTCCAGAAACCTTAATTTCTGGCTATCCTGCTTACGACAGAGCACTATTAAAACCTGAATTATTGAAAAACGCTGGAGCAATCACCTTACTAGGCGACGCTGCACACCCTATGAGCCCTTTTAAAGGACAAGGCGCAAACCAAGCACTTCTTGATGCGCTGGCGCTAGCCAGAGCAATATCGGCAGGCTGTAAGCCTGGATCAAACTGGAAAGAAAGAGGATTAAGAGAAAATGTACTCAACACTTTTGAGGAAAGCATGCTAGAACGCACCGCCTCAAAAGTAACCGACTCCTCAAAGGCAGCTGCTTTTTTACATTCTCCTATAGTACTTGAAAAAAATAATGCCCCCCGGGGAAAATCCTTTAGAAACAAGGATTAA
- a CDS encoding SH3 domain-containing protein: MKNVIIYSFLIVVFSSCAQKAETNLESKSKGDSALLGSDIHSQSCYPNEIEAYLNDADKSGTNIRKNPNGEIITTLTKDDVNFEYMLRLTASQNGWFKIKNPIMGVENDTNIPGGEGWIHGSVISVDTRNYQGEH, translated from the coding sequence ATGAAAAATGTAATAATTTACAGTTTTCTCATAGTAGTCTTTAGTTCTTGCGCGCAAAAAGCAGAGACTAACCTAGAGTCAAAAAGTAAAGGTGATAGTGCGCTACTAGGAAGTGATATACACTCGCAAAGTTGTTACCCAAATGAAATAGAGGCGTACCTAAATGACGCAGACAAGTCTGGTACCAATATTCGTAAAAATCCTAACGGAGAGATCATAACAACACTCACAAAGGATGATGTAAACTTTGAATATATGTTGAGGCTCACAGCGTCACAAAACGGATGGTTTAAAATTAAAAACCCGATAATGGGCGTCGAAAATGATACCAATATCCCAGGCGGAGAAGGCTGGATACATGGCTCTGTAATATCTGTTGACACTCGTAATTATCAAGGAGAACATTAA
- a CDS encoding UvrD-helicase domain-containing protein, protein MQITKTDLSGLNEKQRQAVVSKCKRLLVLAGAGSGKTKTLLQKLIYLIEEKGINPSNILAITFTKNAANEMLDRLIISADDTEEYAGILADKNRTTKEKDTERYFFTKKHKWIDNLTLRTFHSLCYSIIRNFGVNEFDNKFKIIGDTKAKDDEFAKYSATETAFEVIHKILIENCESNEYLLDLKRYILDYMIDKIHIKKDKRISLPKDGKFYTTLNGTKVRSKSEQYIANWLYRHSIKFEYEPNVNFRDFDFRPDFYIPEANLYLEHVSQKSYPTKGKEQQFNKANKLLVKTFEHQTNDTALFNLALERIVKNRLPSNYHFSTALSFEEEFKSYHKEIKDYLRQTMRVIDMVKVENLPAKNVLEQSQKDQHERVRDFYKLAIPIIEQYQSYCTNKSYLDFNDMITRTISLFNNHKEIADKFRAKYKYILVDEFQDVNNLQVELIKLLLTDNNQLFCVGDDWQSIYGFRGSNVDYIVNFKEHFKESETIKLSMNYRSTEHIVGASNEVIKHNKFKVDKDVRSNKKSSSKIHIYAGKNEAENIEYVLDQVIKLKDKGYTKEDILFLYRRSKMYSPYFERFKQERVWVSGKTIHASKGLEAKAVFIIGLTEGNGGFPDIWMEDRVYQVIKKSNHDLLLEEERRLFYVAITRAKDKLFLITEKGNESSFLKEIPDDFTFKTSIPFKSVIEQITLCSNCNNQLDLRFTFCPYCGEEQNLDK, encoded by the coding sequence CTTCTTGTTCTTGCAGGAGCAGGTTCAGGAAAAACCAAAACACTACTTCAAAAACTAATCTACCTCATTGAAGAAAAGGGTATAAATCCAAGTAATATTTTAGCAATTACATTTACTAAAAATGCTGCTAATGAAATGCTTGATAGATTAATCATTTCAGCAGACGACACGGAAGAATATGCCGGAATTCTTGCAGATAAAAATCGAACAACCAAAGAGAAAGATACTGAACGCTACTTTTTCACTAAAAAGCACAAATGGATTGACAACTTAACATTAAGAACGTTTCATAGTCTTTGTTACAGTATTATCAGAAACTTTGGTGTAAATGAATTTGACAATAAATTCAAAATTATTGGGGACACCAAAGCAAAAGATGATGAATTTGCCAAGTACTCTGCAACAGAAACCGCTTTTGAGGTCATTCATAAAATCTTAATCGAGAATTGTGAATCTAATGAGTACCTACTCGACTTGAAAAGGTACATTTTAGATTATATGATTGACAAAATTCATATTAAAAAAGACAAACGTATTTCTTTACCTAAAGATGGTAAATTCTACACAACGTTAAATGGAACAAAGGTTCGGTCTAAATCTGAACAATATATAGCTAATTGGCTTTATAGACACAGCATTAAATTTGAATATGAGCCTAACGTAAATTTTAGGGATTTTGATTTTCGACCAGATTTCTATATTCCAGAAGCTAATTTATATTTAGAACACGTTAGTCAAAAAAGCTACCCAACTAAAGGAAAAGAGCAACAATTCAACAAAGCAAATAAATTGTTAGTCAAAACATTTGAGCACCAAACTAATGATACTGCTCTATTTAATCTAGCACTAGAGAGAATTGTAAAAAACAGGCTTCCTTCAAACTATCATTTTTCAACTGCTTTATCATTTGAAGAAGAATTCAAATCATATCATAAAGAAATTAAGGATTATCTACGACAGACTATGCGAGTGATTGATATGGTTAAAGTGGAGAATTTACCAGCTAAAAATGTATTAGAACAATCACAAAAAGACCAACACGAAAGAGTAAGAGACTTTTATAAACTTGCAATTCCAATCATTGAGCAATATCAATCGTATTGCACCAACAAATCATATCTAGACTTTAATGATATGATTACAAGAACTATCTCGTTATTCAATAATCACAAAGAAATAGCAGATAAGTTTAGAGCAAAATACAAGTACATTCTTGTAGATGAATTCCAAGATGTGAATAACTTACAAGTCGAGTTAATAAAACTTCTGCTCACCGACAACAATCAACTTTTTTGCGTAGGCGACGATTGGCAAAGTATTTATGGTTTCAGGGGTTCAAATGTAGATTATATAGTCAACTTCAAAGAGCACTTTAAAGAATCTGAAACCATAAAATTAAGTATGAACTACAGGAGTACCGAACATATTGTTGGTGCAAGTAATGAAGTAATTAAGCATAACAAGTTCAAGGTGGATAAGGATGTTCGTTCAAATAAAAAATCAAGTAGTAAAATTCACATTTATGCAGGCAAAAATGAAGCTGAAAACATTGAATATGTCCTTGACCAAGTCATCAAACTAAAAGACAAAGGATATACAAAAGAAGATATTCTGTTTTTGTATCGTAGAAGTAAAATGTATAGTCCATATTTTGAACGATTTAAACAAGAGCGAGTTTGGGTTTCGGGTAAAACAATTCACGCTTCAAAAGGACTTGAGGCAAAAGCAGTATTTATAATTGGTCTGACTGAGGGAAACGGTGGATTTCCAGACATTTGGATGGAAGACAGAGTTTATCAGGTAATTAAAAAATCAAATCACGATTTGTTACTTGAAGAGGAAAGGCGACTATTTTATGTTGCAATTACAAGAGCTAAAGATAAATTATTCTTGATTACGGAAAAAGGGAATGAATCAAGTTTTCTAAAGGAAATTCCGGATGATTTTACTTTCAAAACAAGCATACCCTTTAAATCAGTAATTGAACAAATAACTTTATGCTCGAATTGCAACAATCAATTGGATTTACGCTTCACATTTTGTCCATATTGCGGAGAAGAACAAAATTTAGACAAATAA
- a CDS encoding T9SS type B sorting domain-containing protein, with product MNSNLHFKLLLLICISVVFKSNSQITLSHNVGSTPVETDMTSCERDESWSRIFKLSDFGIAASEQFIITSGQVGLSKSSTGAYLEFNIYSIDGDFPYYPYSVYPTTHLGGYGLGQSPEINGTPEIIETDFDRPIIVPAGTERILVTVSKTDDFYNEESGEVFIAGTEQDTGVSWYWGCDDNGYITPTTDLITPVDDANFYINVTGNVIDVNSRGTITRLSHNACDDIVETNIHSCTSSDIYWSRAFTLEEFGISTNEEFTINSGQVGITKSSYQPELNFRIYKIDNNFPSSFSESDLIGSSQYQQISPNIGDNPQIINIAFDTPVVIPPNVERILVEVHKGITYGSALAFIAGSTQDNDVSWQRGCTRNVNTINGFATATQIGAPDANFYINVTGEVNNIYNDFEMNVSNICAEFVKEFSLEGNSTITSVLWDFGDVASGDSKTSSELSPFHDFSADGIYTVTATITTTSGSSEVITETISVTEPPQAYGISNITQCEDMEGTGISSFDVSNITNQVLGGQQDKTVTFIDGVGNEYDVLPNPFTNTVSNLETITVRVAHNNNLCCYSETSFDLITTPLPILENISDITNCENATQGYSDFDLSMIATDISQNQPNSTIQFFNGNGVELQEPLPNPYSNSTPWQEIITIKATNNQTGCSNETTFNLNVAANPIANDIEILTGCDDNEDGISEYFDTSNVESQVMGDQSGMQVSYYDTAGALLPYPLPNPFTNTEPDIQDIIVRVTDPSTDCYSETILTLETSQQPVINELDSLFACNQTDGFSQFDTSQIENTLLGNQTGLIVTYWDNSGNALPSPLPNPYLNTVAFNQTINVKVENELNPLCYSETSFNLIINELPEIQLEEEYFICNSENSLSLNVEAGFESYLWLYEDGTTISNTRTANISTEGNYTVIVAQMENGISCENYFDFTLIRSALPEIQEVRYGELGNNFIEIITSSVGDFEYSIDGIDFQNSNYFSDVSGGIYNVQVRDKEGCGKDSKKITVVDYPKFFTPNNDGYHDFWHIYGITNYPSAKIHIYDRFGKLLKQLSPSEQGWNGIYRGQKMPSSDYWFSVDLGQGTLFSGHFTLKR from the coding sequence ATGAATAGTAATCTCCATTTCAAATTACTCCTACTTATATGCATTAGTGTAGTTTTCAAAAGTAATTCACAAATAACTCTTAGTCATAATGTTGGATCAACTCCTGTAGAGACGGATATGACATCATGTGAACGTGATGAAAGCTGGTCTCGCATATTCAAATTATCCGATTTTGGTATAGCTGCTAGTGAGCAATTTATAATTACATCTGGACAAGTAGGGCTCAGTAAATCAAGTACTGGAGCTTATCTTGAATTTAATATCTATAGTATTGATGGCGATTTCCCTTACTATCCTTACTCAGTATATCCAACTACACATTTGGGTGGTTATGGTCTAGGTCAATCTCCAGAAATCAATGGAACTCCAGAAATTATAGAGACAGACTTTGATAGACCAATTATAGTACCTGCCGGAACCGAAAGAATATTAGTTACAGTTTCAAAAACAGATGATTTTTATAATGAAGAGTCTGGTGAAGTTTTTATAGCGGGCACAGAACAAGATACAGGAGTTTCTTGGTATTGGGGTTGTGATGACAATGGCTATATAACGCCAACAACAGATTTAATCACTCCGGTTGATGATGCAAACTTTTATATTAACGTAACAGGAAATGTTATTGATGTAAACAGTAGAGGTACAATCACAAGACTATCCCATAATGCTTGTGATGATATTGTTGAAACTAATATACATTCTTGTACATCTTCAGATATATACTGGTCACGAGCATTCACCTTAGAAGAATTTGGAATTTCAACTAATGAAGAATTTACGATTAACTCTGGACAAGTTGGAATTACCAAATCTAGCTATCAACCAGAACTAAATTTTAGGATTTATAAGATTGATAATAATTTTCCATCTTCTTTTTCCGAGTCTGATTTAATAGGTAGTAGTCAATACCAGCAAATTTCACCCAATATAGGTGATAATCCACAAATTATAAATATTGCCTTTGACACTCCTGTAGTTATACCTCCAAATGTAGAACGAATTCTAGTAGAAGTACACAAAGGCATTACTTACGGCAGTGCTTTAGCATTCATAGCAGGAAGTACTCAAGACAATGATGTCTCTTGGCAAAGGGGCTGTACTAGAAATGTAAATACTATTAATGGTTTTGCAACAGCTACACAAATAGGTGCTCCTGATGCAAATTTTTACATAAATGTTACTGGAGAAGTAAATAACATTTATAATGATTTTGAAATGAACGTCTCAAATATTTGTGCTGAATTTGTAAAAGAATTTAGTCTCGAAGGTAATTCTACGATTACGTCGGTATTATGGGATTTTGGTGATGTTGCTTCGGGCGACAGCAAGACATCAAGTGAATTATCACCATTCCATGATTTTTCTGCAGATGGAATTTACACCGTTACCGCTACTATAACCACAACTAGCGGCAGCTCAGAAGTTATTACTGAAACAATTTCTGTAACCGAACCACCTCAAGCCTACGGAATTAGCAACATAACACAATGTGAAGATATGGAAGGTACTGGTATTTCCTCTTTTGACGTGTCAAATATCACCAATCAGGTATTAGGTGGACAGCAAGACAAAACTGTAACTTTTATAGATGGCGTAGGTAATGAGTATGATGTACTGCCCAATCCTTTTACAAACACTGTTAGTAATCTAGAAACAATAACGGTGCGAGTTGCTCATAACAATAATCTTTGCTGTTATTCTGAAACCTCATTTGATCTGATTACTACCCCACTCCCTATTCTTGAAAACATTTCAGATATCACTAACTGTGAAAATGCAACACAAGGATATTCGGATTTTGATTTAAGTATGATAGCTACAGATATATCGCAAAATCAACCAAATAGCACCATACAATTTTTCAATGGTAACGGAGTAGAACTTCAAGAACCTCTACCTAATCCGTACTCAAATAGTACACCATGGCAAGAGATAATCACAATTAAAGCGACAAATAATCAAACCGGGTGCTCTAATGAAACAACCTTTAATTTGAATGTTGCAGCAAATCCAATAGCAAATGATATCGAGATTCTTACAGGTTGTGATGATAACGAAGACGGCATTTCAGAATATTTTGACACCTCTAATGTAGAAAGTCAAGTTATGGGTGATCAATCTGGAATGCAGGTTTCATATTACGACACTGCAGGAGCCTTACTACCCTACCCATTACCAAACCCTTTTACAAATACAGAACCAGACATTCAGGACATCATTGTTAGAGTTACTGATCCATCAACAGATTGCTATTCAGAGACCATATTGACACTAGAAACCTCTCAGCAACCAGTAATAAATGAATTAGACAGCTTGTTTGCATGTAATCAAACTGATGGCTTTTCACAGTTTGACACATCACAAATTGAGAATACCCTTCTTGGGAATCAAACAGGTCTAATCGTAACATATTGGGATAATTCAGGTAATGCCTTACCTAGTCCGCTGCCTAATCCTTATCTGAATACCGTAGCTTTTAATCAAACTATAAACGTAAAGGTTGAAAATGAATTAAACCCACTATGCTATTCAGAAACCTCATTTAACTTGATTATTAATGAACTACCTGAAATACAATTAGAGGAAGAATATTTTATCTGTAATTCAGAAAACAGCCTATCCCTTAATGTAGAGGCAGGTTTTGAATCATACTTGTGGCTATACGAAGATGGCACTACTATATCAAATACAAGGACGGCAAACATCAGTACAGAAGGAAACTATACGGTTATAGTTGCTCAAATGGAAAATGGCATTTCATGTGAAAATTATTTTGATTTTACATTAATTCGCTCGGCGCTACCAGAAATTCAAGAAGTAAGATATGGTGAACTAGGAAATAATTTTATTGAGATAATTACTTCAAGTGTTGGTGATTTTGAATATTCAATTGATGGAATTGATTTTCAAAACAGCAATTATTTTTCTGATGTTTCAGGCGGAATCTATAACGTTCAAGTAAGAGATAAGGAAGGTTGTGGAAAAGATAGTAAGAAAATAACAGTAGTCGATTATCCTAAATTTTTCACACCTAATAATGATGGCTATCATGATTTTTGGCACATCTATGGAATAACAAATTACCCAAGTGCCAAAATACACATATACGATAGATTCGGTAAGCTATTGAAACAACTTTCTCCCTCAGAGCAAGGGTGGAATGGTATTTACAGAGGTCAAAAAATGCCGTCAAGCGACTATTGGTTTAGCGTAGATCTTGGTCAAGGGACTCTATTTTCTGGACACTTTACACTTAAGAGATAA